In Phycisphaerae bacterium, the genomic window CGCCATTTCACGCCAGTATTGTTCGAGCACCTCGCGACCGTAGCGGTCGTGGATGTGCCGGAACGTGGCCAGCGTGGCCGGATAGAAACCTTCAAAAGCCATCAGCCGTCCTCACAACTGTCATGACACGGTCGTCGAGTATAGAGCACCGGCTCGCGCTTTTCCAGTAATTCCGCCCCACCACGCGTCCAAAACCGCGAGCAGCCCATAAACTACTACAGCGCCGCCCGTTATGCCGCGTGGCCGGCGGCGACGCGCGGCGAGGGAAATTCGGATTTGCCTTGACGAGGCCTGGAGGGCCAACTACGATTTTATATCTGTACCCGACGGGTATGGAAACAAAGTCGAACCCCCTTTGCACGTGTTTGCCTATAAGGAGGAAACGCAATGGCAGTGAAAGTAGGGATCAACGGTTTTGGTCGGATCGGCCGCCTGGCCTTCCGGGCGATGATGCGGGAGCCGCAGGCGTTTGACGTGGTGGCGATCAATGACCTCTCGGACGGCCAGACCCTGGCCTACCTGCTCAAGTACGACAGCGTCCACGGGCGATTCAAGGGCGAAGTCACCGGCGCCGCCGACACCCTGACCGTCAACGGCAAGACGATCAAGATCCTGGCTGAGAAGGATCCGGCCAAGCTGCCGTGGAAGGCTCTCGGCGTGGACGTGGTGCTCGAGAGCACCGGCGTCTTCACCGCCAAGGCCAAGGACGGCAAGGCCGGATACGACTCCCACCTCCAAGCGGGCGCCAAGAAGGTGATTCTCTCGGCCCCGGCCAAGGACGAGCCGGACGCGACCATCGTGCTGGGCGTCAACGACAATGCGCTCACCAAAGACATCAAAACCGTCTCCAACGCCTCGTGCACGACCAACTGCCTGGCCCCGGTGGCCAAGGTGCTCCACGAGAAGTTCGGGATCGTCAAGGGCCTGATGACGACCTGCCACGCCTACACCAACGACCAGCGGATCCTGGACCTGATCCACAAGGATCCGCGCCGGGCCCGCGCCGCCGCCCTGAGCATCATCCCGACCACCACCGGCGCCGCCCGCGCGGTCGGCAAGGTCATCCCGGCCCTCGCCGGCAAGCTCGACGGGATGGCCCTCCGCGTGCCGGTCAGCGACGGCTCCGTGGTCGACCTGACCGTCGAACTGGAGAAGGAAGTCACCCGCGACGAAATCAACGCGGCGATCAAAGAGGCCGCCAACGGCAGCCTCAAGGGCATTCTCGAGTACACCGAAGACCCGATCGTCAGCAGCGACGTGGTGGGCAATCCCGCCAGCAGCGTGTTCGACGCCCTCTCGACCGCCACCATGCCCAAGGACAAGGGCAAGATGGTCAAGGTGATCAGTTGGTACGACAACGAGTGGGGTTACTCGTGCCGGACCGCCGACCTGATCAAGAAACTCGGCCAGATGGTGTAGTTCGAGCGATCGGTCTGACGTTGTGGTAAGCAATGGGCCGGTCCGGCTTTGTCGGCCGGACCGGCTCTTTCAATTCAGGCCGGCGCCGCGCCGGCCGGGGCAGAACAGGACAAGGATTTCGGGAGGCTCATCATGGCCAAGAAAACCGTGGCGGACATCGACGTGGCGGGCAAACGGGTGCTGATGCGGGTGGATTTCAACGTGCCGGTCAAGAACGGCAAGGTCACCGACGACACGCGGATCGTCGAGGCGGTCCCGACCATCAAGAACATCACCGACCGCGGCGGGCGGCTGGTCCTGATGAGCCACCTGGGACGGCCCAAGGGCGAGCGGACGCCGGAATACAGCCTCAAGCCGGCGGCGGACGTCCTGAGCGCCCTGCTGGGCAAGGACGTGCGGTTCGTCGACGACTGCATCGGCGAGAAGGTCGAAAAGGCCGTCACCGAACTCAAGGACGGCGACGTGCTGGTGCTGGAGAACCTGCGGTTCTACAAGCAGGAAGAAAAGAACGACGAGGAATTCTCGAAGAAGCTGGCCAAGCTGGGCGATGTGTACGTCAATGATGCCTTCGGCACCGCCCACCGCAACCACGCCTCGACCTACGGCGCGCCGATGCAGATGACCGGGCCGAAGGTGATCGGCTTCCTGATCGAGCGCGAGCTGAAGTACCTCGACGAAGCGGTCAACAACCCGGAGCGCCCGTTCATCGGGATCATGGGCGGAGCGAAGGTCTCCGACAAGATCGAGGCGATCGACAACCTGCTGACCAAGGTGGACAAGCTGCTGATCGGCGGCCGGATGGCCTACACGCTCATGAAGGCGGCCGGACGGCGAACCGGCGGTTCGTGGGTGGAGGAGGACAAGCTCGACCTGGCCAGGAACCTGCTCAAGCAGGCCGGCGACAAACTCGTCCTGCCGCCGGACAACGTCTGCGGCAAGGAACTCGAGGAAGGCACGCCGACCACCGTCTGCGAAGGCGGGATCGACGATGACTGGAAGGGTTTCGACATCGGCCCCAAGACCATCGAGCAGTACACCGCCGAGATCAAAAACGCCAAGACCGTGATCTGGAACGGCCCGGTCGGCGCGTTCGAGATCAAGCCGTTCGACAAGGGCACCATGGCCATCGCCCACGCCATCGCCGACGCGACCGGCAAGGGCGCCACCAGCGTCATCGGCGGCGGCGACTCGGCCGCGGCCGTCCAGGAGGCCGGACTCAAGGACAAGGTTACCCACGTCTCGACCGGAGGCGGAGCCAGCCTCGAGTTCATGACCGGTAAGCCCTTTGACACCCTCGAAATCCTCGACCGCAAATAAGACGAAAAACCCAATCACTGGGTGTTCCGGAAGGCGGTGGTCGCCAGCGGCCGCCGCCTTTCTTCATGCGAAACGCAGACACCGCCGGCATCGGGCGAAGCAACCGCCTATTGACGCCGGAGGGCCGGCGGCGTACCCTCAGGTCATGCGCACGTTCATCGCCATCGAACTCGACGAGTCGATCAAGGCCGAGCTTCAGCGGGCCCAGGGCTTCTTTGAGGATCTGCACGGCAAGGTTCAGTGGACCAAGCCGGCGCAGATGCACCTGACCATCAAGTTCCTCGGCGAAGTGCCTGAAGACCGGATCGACCGCCTCAAGGAGGTGCTGTGCGAAAACGCAGCCAAGGTCGAACCGTTCGAGTTTCGCGTGGAAGGGCTGGGCTCGTTTCCGCCCGCTGGAAGGCAGCTTAAGATCCTCTGGGCCGGCGTGAACGCGCCGGGGCAACTCTCGCAACTCAACGACCTCTTCCAGCAGGCCTGCACCGAGTTCGACTGCCCGCCGGAACAGCGGCGATTCTCGCCGCACCTGACCCTCGGCCGGATCAAGGACGTCCGCAACCCCCAGGCCTACCGCCAGGTCATCATCGACCGCGGCAAGTTCTCAGCCGGTCTTCAACAGGTCAACAGCATCACGCTGTTTCGAAGCGACCTGCGGTCGGAAGGAGCGGTCTACACCCGCCTGGAGACCGCGAGACTCGGCCACGACCCCGGCTAGACGACGGCCGCTGCGGACGAGGCCTACCGATCCATTCCCTTGACCCCGTGGACCGTCAGATTGGCGTCCGGCATGCCGTCGTTGGCGGGCAGGATGCTCATCGCGGCCAGCCACTCGCCATGCCCGTCGGCAAAGGCGAACACCCGCGACCCTTCCCAGCACCACCAGCCGTTCTCGTTCTCGCAACGCCGGTGATTGCTGAACCATTCGCCGACCAATATTTTCGCCGCCGGCCACGCCACGTCCTGCGATTGAACGCCCACCGCCTCGACCGGATTGCTGTAACAAGACGCCACGCCGGTCATCGCGTCGATCTGCTCCGGGCTGTGATAGAAACTCATCGACCACGCGTAGCTGGTGTTCTCGTACTTGGCCGGTTCGGTGGTGTCCGATGGGCACCAGAGGATCGACGGGTTGTCCCGGTCGATCCCATCGCTGATGTACGGCATCAGCACGCTGCGAAAGCCGCGACCCATCCACAGCCACGGCGACGCCTGATCGTCCGCCGCTGGGTAGGTGTCGTCATGATCGCCCATGTACACCCCAAACGCGCCAAATACCTGTCGTAGATTCGACCCGCAAACCGCCCGAGAACCAGCGGCCCTGGCCTCACCCAACGCCGGGGCGATCAGGGCAAACAAAACGGTGATAATGGCCACTGTAACCAGGAGCTCAATGAGTGTGAACCCTCTTGGCAGTCGTGGTATCATAGCCGCCTCTCAGCAAAGCCGCTTCGGTCGGTCATCCGGGATCCCGCTGCACGATCCGCTCATAACGCATTGCGCCGTGAGTTTCAACGAAAACCCGCATCCTCACAGACAATGGGCTTGATGCGGCACCCGTGAATGTGTTTGACAGTGAACGATAGATAGCCAATATACATATATCAGTCCAACTCAGGAAACCATCGGCAAAGCCAGAGCCGAAAGGAAAGGTTGCGATGGAATACGCCATAGTCGCCCGTGGGGTCTTGATCGATAAGGAAACGATCCGCCTGGAGGAGCCGCTGCCCCCTGGATACAAACGAGTCAAGGTGCTGATCGAAGCTGAGGATCAGCCCCATGAGCATGCCAGAGTCTTTGGCTCCGCGGGGGGCGAGATATCCATTCGTCCAGAGTTCTACGAACCCTTGGAGGAGTTCAGAGAGTACATGGGATGAAGTATCTTCTGGATACCAACGTGTCGCTCTGGTACATTGCCGGAGATGAGAACCTTCCAACGGCCTTCCGAGAGATTATCGACCGGCCCGATTCCGCCATCCACGTAAGCGTCGCGTCCATTTGGGAGATCGCGATCAAGTACAGCCTCAAGCGCCTTGATCTCAAGCCCGACCTGGAAACATTCTTGCGTAAGCACGTCTTCGCTGGGGGCTTTCACATTCTTCCCGTTCAGATCGAGCATGCCTTGCGGGTCGCTGGTATGCCTTTTCACCACCGAGACCTGTTTGACCGGCTGCTGGTCGCCCAGAGCCTGACGGAAGGGCTGCAGTTGCTTTACACCGATCCGTCACTCGACTCGTACAGGTGACCGTTTC contains:
- the thpR gene encoding RNA 2',3'-cyclic phosphodiesterase, with product MRTFIAIELDESIKAELQRAQGFFEDLHGKVQWTKPAQMHLTIKFLGEVPEDRIDRLKEVLCENAAKVEPFEFRVEGLGSFPPAGRQLKILWAGVNAPGQLSQLNDLFQQACTEFDCPPEQRRFSPHLTLGRIKDVRNPQAYRQVIIDRGKFSAGLQQVNSITLFRSDLRSEGAVYTRLETARLGHDPG
- a CDS encoding phosphoglycerate kinase gives rise to the protein MAKKTVADIDVAGKRVLMRVDFNVPVKNGKVTDDTRIVEAVPTIKNITDRGGRLVLMSHLGRPKGERTPEYSLKPAADVLSALLGKDVRFVDDCIGEKVEKAVTELKDGDVLVLENLRFYKQEEKNDEEFSKKLAKLGDVYVNDAFGTAHRNHASTYGAPMQMTGPKVIGFLIERELKYLDEAVNNPERPFIGIMGGAKVSDKIEAIDNLLTKVDKLLIGGRMAYTLMKAAGRRTGGSWVEEDKLDLARNLLKQAGDKLVLPPDNVCGKELEEGTPTTVCEGGIDDDWKGFDIGPKTIEQYTAEIKNAKTVIWNGPVGAFEIKPFDKGTMAIAHAIADATGKGATSVIGGGDSAAAVQEAGLKDKVTHVSTGGGASLEFMTGKPFDTLEILDRK
- the gap gene encoding type I glyceraldehyde-3-phosphate dehydrogenase; this translates as MAVKVGINGFGRIGRLAFRAMMREPQAFDVVAINDLSDGQTLAYLLKYDSVHGRFKGEVTGAADTLTVNGKTIKILAEKDPAKLPWKALGVDVVLESTGVFTAKAKDGKAGYDSHLQAGAKKVILSAPAKDEPDATIVLGVNDNALTKDIKTVSNASCTTNCLAPVAKVLHEKFGIVKGLMTTCHAYTNDQRILDLIHKDPRRARAAALSIIPTTTGAARAVGKVIPALAGKLDGMALRVPVSDGSVVDLTVELEKEVTRDEINAAIKEAANGSLKGILEYTEDPIVSSDVVGNPASSVFDALSTATMPKDKGKMVKVISWYDNEWGYSCRTADLIKKLGQMV
- a CDS encoding type II toxin-antitoxin system VapC family toxin; amino-acid sequence: MKYLLDTNVSLWYIAGDENLPTAFREIIDRPDSAIHVSVASIWEIAIKYSLKRLDLKPDLETFLRKHVFAGGFHILPVQIEHALRVAGMPFHHRDLFDRLLVAQSLTEGLQLLYTDPSLDSYR